A part of Drosophila ananassae strain 14024-0371.13 chromosome 2R, ASM1763931v2, whole genome shotgun sequence genomic DNA contains:
- the LOC6507258 gene encoding protein Exd1 homolog: protein MPVSEGEESDASFYSASDKVSENSKACIPLEEHELENLKKKLQRIVYIQHTDRNYHHALADMRDQTILSLLVEPSFYGRHHKTSVVVVATANETYVFDVQALGGTIHPEFRFILEAKRPRKVVHYSHRIGDHFNHRHGIRLGGICDSFTALCLARRERTPRTLPEAVSLVFGLPLEKLLCKEVSGSRESLRNFIARPLTHSQLRYLARLAILQLKMHDRLIYDNICAEVQHMTLDFNQIYTGDAYAALQMGPTSHHGFESIDHCYKINTEELASPTAIKKINGHQLDHEKCQM, encoded by the coding sequence ATGCCAGTCAGCGAAGGAGAGGAGAGCGACGCCTCCTTCTATTCAGCCTCAGACAAGGTTAGCGAGAACTCAAAAGCTTGCATCCCGTTGGAGGAGCACGAGCTGGAAAACCTGAAGAAGAAACTGCAGAGAATAGTGTATATCCAGCACACGGATAGGAATTACCACCATGCACTGGCGGACATGCGAGACCAGACCATACTGTCGCTGCTGGTCGAGCCTAGTTTCTATGGACGTCACCACAAAACCTCAGTAGTGGTAGTGGCTACGGCGAACGAAACCTACGTATTCGATGTGCAGGCACTGGGGGGCACCATCCATCCGGAATTCCGTTTCATTCTTGAGGCGAAGCGGCCGAGAAAAGTGGTCCATTACAGTCATCGCATTGGTGATCATTTTAACCATCGACACGGCATCCGCTTGGGTGGTATCTGTGACAGCTTTACAGCCCTGTGTCTGGCCCGCCGCGAAAGGACTCCACGTACCCTGCCAGAGGCAGTATCCCTGGTGTTTGGCCTTCCCCTGGAAAAGCTACTCTGCAAGGAAGTTTCCGGATCCAGGGAATCTCTACGGAATTTCATCGCCCGTCCACTAACGCACAGCCAGTTGAGGTACCTGGCGAGGTTGGCCATTCTCCAACTCAAAATGCACGATCGCCTGATCTACGACAATATATGTGCCGAGGTGCAGCACATGACCTTGGACTTCAACCAAATATATACTGGAGACGCTTATGCAGCCTTGCAAATGGGTCCCACTAGTCACCATGGATTTGAATCCATCGATCATTGCTATAAGATAAATACTGAGGAATTGGCCAGTCCTACAGCTATCAAGAAAATCAACGGTCATCAACTGGACCATGAAAAGTGCCAAATGTGA